A stretch of the Polaribacter pacificus genome encodes the following:
- the ileS gene encoding isoleucine--tRNA ligase, with amino-acid sequence MSTKFTEYKGLDLPKVAEEILDYWNTENIFEKSISSREGNKPFVFFEGPPSANGLPGVHHVLARSIKDIFPRYKTMKGFQVKRKAGWDTHGLPIELGVEKELGITKEDIGTKISVEAYNEACKKAVMRYTDIWNDMTNKIGYWVDMEDPYITYKSKYMESVWWLLKQIYNKNLLYKGYTIQPYSPKAGTGLSSHELNQPGTYQDVTDTTVVAQFKTIKDSLPEFLQVDGDVHFLAWTTTPWTLPSNTALTVGPKIDYVLVETFNQYTFEPIKVVLAKSLVAKQFAGKKFNQVKDVADLKSYTEADKQIPYLILNEFKGKDLVGIKYEQLLKYALPYENPENAFRVISGDFVTTEDGTGIVHTAPTFGADDALVAKQASPEIPPLLVLDDNGNPVPLVDLQGKFRPELGEFAGKYVKNEYYADGEAPEKSVDVELAIKLKTENKAFKVEKYVHSYPNCWRTDKPILYYPLDSWFIKVTDVKDRMHELNETINWKPESTGTGRFGNWLKNANDWNLSRSRYWGIPLPIWRTEDGKEEIMIGSVAELKSEMAKAISAGLLKEDIFADFEVGNMSEENYDTIDLHKNIVDQIVLVSKSGKPMKRESDLIDVWFDSGSMPYAQWHYPFENKELIDNKEFYPADFIAEGVDQTRGWFYTLHAIGTMVFDSVAYKNVVSNGLVLDKNGQKMSKRLGNATDPFETLKTYGADATRWYMISNANPWDNLKFDVDGIAEVSRKFFGTLYNTYSFFTLYANIDKFSYKEADIPLEERPEIDRWILSELHSLIARVDGFYGDYEPTKATRAISDFVQELLSNWYVRLCRRRFWKGEYEQDKISAYQTLYTCMLTVAKLSAPVAPFFMDRLYKDLTSVTGKETFESVHLADFPVYDAAFVDASLERKMENAQIISSLVLSLRAKEKIKVRQPLQKIMIPVLDAQQKEEILAVSQLIKHEVNVKEIELLDDASGILVKQIKPNFKTLGPKFGKDMGLISKAIQQFSQDDIIKIEKDGNLMIQIAGKSINLETSDVEISSKDIEGWLVANAAGLTVALDVHISEDLRKEGIARELVNRIQNLRKDSGLEVTDKIQLTVLKFENLEAAVLENKDYIMSETLTKELNFVSTLENGTDIEFDDIKSKIIIQKM; translated from the coding sequence ATGAGCACGAAATTTACTGAGTATAAAGGACTTGACCTACCAAAAGTTGCCGAAGAAATCTTAGATTATTGGAACACAGAAAACATCTTTGAAAAGAGCATTAGCTCTCGAGAAGGAAACAAACCGTTTGTGTTTTTTGAAGGGCCTCCATCAGCCAATGGGTTGCCAGGAGTTCATCACGTATTAGCTCGTTCTATTAAAGATATTTTTCCACGCTATAAAACCATGAAAGGTTTTCAGGTAAAGCGTAAAGCAGGATGGGATACTCACGGTCTTCCAATTGAGTTGGGTGTAGAAAAAGAATTGGGAATCACCAAAGAAGATATCGGAACCAAAATATCTGTAGAAGCCTATAATGAAGCTTGTAAAAAAGCGGTGATGCGCTATACGGATATCTGGAATGATATGACCAATAAAATTGGATATTGGGTAGATATGGAAGATCCATATATTACTTACAAATCTAAGTATATGGAGAGTGTTTGGTGGTTGTTAAAGCAGATTTACAATAAGAATTTATTGTACAAGGGCTATACCATTCAGCCCTATTCTCCAAAAGCAGGAACAGGTTTAAGTTCACATGAGTTAAACCAGCCTGGAACCTATCAAGATGTTACAGATACGACTGTTGTCGCGCAATTTAAAACGATAAAAGACAGCCTGCCAGAATTTTTACAAGTTGATGGCGATGTACACTTTTTAGCATGGACAACAACACCTTGGACCCTGCCCAGCAATACTGCATTAACCGTTGGGCCAAAAATTGACTATGTGCTAGTTGAAACTTTTAATCAGTATACTTTTGAGCCGATAAAAGTGGTGTTGGCTAAAAGCTTAGTTGCAAAACAATTTGCTGGAAAAAAGTTTAATCAAGTTAAAGATGTAGCCGATTTAAAAAGCTACACAGAAGCAGACAAACAAATTCCATATTTGATTTTAAACGAATTTAAAGGGAAAGATTTAGTCGGAATAAAATACGAGCAGTTATTAAAATACGCCTTGCCTTATGAAAATCCAGAAAATGCTTTTCGAGTAATTTCAGGAGATTTTGTAACCACAGAAGACGGAACCGGTATCGTACATACTGCACCCACATTTGGTGCTGATGATGCCTTGGTTGCCAAACAAGCGAGTCCAGAAATCCCACCTTTATTGGTTTTAGATGACAACGGAAATCCAGTTCCATTGGTAGATCTACAAGGAAAATTTAGACCAGAGTTGGGTGAGTTTGCCGGGAAATATGTAAAAAATGAATATTATGCTGATGGTGAAGCACCAGAGAAATCTGTAGATGTAGAATTAGCCATCAAATTAAAAACAGAAAATAAAGCCTTTAAGGTTGAGAAGTATGTGCACAGTTATCCAAATTGTTGGAGAACTGATAAGCCAATCTTATACTACCCATTAGATTCTTGGTTTATCAAAGTGACCGATGTAAAAGATCGAATGCATGAATTAAATGAAACCATTAATTGGAAACCAGAATCTACAGGGACAGGACGCTTTGGAAATTGGTTAAAAAATGCCAATGATTGGAATCTTTCACGTTCTCGTTACTGGGGAATCCCATTGCCAATTTGGAGAACCGAAGATGGCAAAGAAGAAATCATGATCGGTTCTGTAGCAGAATTGAAATCTGAAATGGCAAAAGCCATTAGTGCAGGCCTGTTAAAAGAAGATATTTTTGCTGATTTTGAGGTAGGAAACATGTCTGAAGAAAACTATGATACCATTGATTTACACAAAAACATTGTAGATCAGATCGTTTTGGTTTCTAAATCAGGTAAACCGATGAAACGCGAAAGTGATTTAATTGATGTCTGGTTTGATTCTGGGTCGATGCCTTACGCACAATGGCATTATCCATTTGAAAATAAAGAATTAATAGACAATAAAGAATTTTATCCAGCTGATTTTATCGCCGAAGGTGTAGATCAGACAAGAGGCTGGTTTTATACATTGCATGCAATCGGAACCATGGTTTTTGATTCTGTAGCCTATAAAAATGTAGTTTCAAACGGTTTGGTTTTAGATAAAAATGGTCAAAAAATGTCGAAGCGCTTAGGCAACGCCACAGATCCTTTTGAAACCTTAAAAACCTATGGCGCGGATGCCACACGTTGGTATATGATTAGCAATGCCAATCCTTGGGATAATTTAAAGTTTGATGTGGATGGGATTGCAGAGGTCTCTCGAAAATTTTTCGGGACGCTTTACAATACTTATTCGTTTTTTACGCTTTATGCCAATATCGATAAGTTCTCTTATAAAGAAGCAGATATTCCATTAGAAGAACGTCCAGAAATTGATCGTTGGATTTTATCAGAATTGCACTCTTTGATTGCGCGTGTTGATGGATTTTATGGAGACTACGAGCCAACAAAAGCCACGAGAGCTATTTCTGATTTTGTTCAAGAATTATTGAGTAACTGGTATGTTCGTTTGTGTAGAAGACGTTTTTGGAAAGGAGAGTATGAGCAAGATAAAATTTCTGCATATCAAACACTCTACACGTGTATGTTAACGGTAGCCAAATTATCGGCACCGGTTGCGCCATTCTTTATGGATCGTTTGTATAAAGATTTAACCAGCGTAACGGGCAAAGAAACTTTTGAGAGTGTGCACTTAGCAGATTTCCCAGTGTATGATGCTGCTTTTGTAGATGCATCTTTAGAGAGAAAAATGGAGAACGCCCAGATTATCTCTTCATTGGTCTTGTCATTAAGAGCCAAAGAAAAAATCAAAGTTCGTCAGCCATTACAGAAAATAATGATTCCTGTATTGGACGCTCAACAAAAAGAAGAAATTTTAGCCGTTTCTCAGTTAATTAAACACGAGGTAAACGTTAAAGAAATAGAATTGTTAGATGATGCTTCTGGCATCTTGGTCAAGCAAATTAAACCGAACTTTAAAACTTTAGGACCAAAATTTGGAAAAGACATGGGCCTAATTTCTAAAGCAATTCAACAATTTTCGCAGGATGACATCATCAAAATAGAAAAAGATGGAAATTTGATGATACAAATTGCCGGAAAAAGTATAAATTTGGAAACCTCAGATGTAGAAATCTCATCAAAAGACATTGAAGGTTGGTTGGTAGCAAATGCTGCTGGATTAACAGTCGCTTTGGATGTGCATATTTCTGAAGATTTACGAAAAGAAGGAATTGCTAGAGAATTGGTCAATAGAATTCAAAATTTGCGTAAAGATTCTGGTCTTGAGGTTACAGACAAAATACAATTGACTGTTTTAAAGTTTGAAAACTTAGAGGCAGCAGTGCTGGAAAATAAAGACTATATCATGAGTGAAACACTTACCAAAGAACTCAATTTTGTTAGTACTTTAGAGAATGGTACAGATATTGAGTTTGATGATATAAAAAGTAAAATTATAATCCAAAAAATGTAA
- the uvrC gene encoding excinuclease ABC subunit UvrC, with the protein MPTALEIQVKTLPDSPGVYQYYDKEGLILYVGKAKNLKKRVASYFNKQQDNGKTRVLVKKIASIKHIVVNTETDALLLENNLIKKYQPKYNVMLKDDKTYPWICIKKERFPRIFLTRNVIKDGSEYFGPYTSVRTVKALLDLIKELYTLRTCAYDLSKTNISNHKYKVCLEYHLGNCKAPCENLQTEENYLTDIEAIRNIIKGNFKESLEKFSELMQTFAGRMEFEEAHKIKEKIDLLANYQSKSTVVNPSITNVDVFSVISDESYAYVNFFKIANGAIIQSHTSEIKKKLDETDKELLELAIVEIRQRFHSQSKEIYTPFKVDLGGDIKVTVPKLGDKKRIVELSIRNARYYRQDRFKQIKIVDPDRHVKRIMAQMQKDLRLSSPPRHIECFDNSNIQGTHPVAACVVFKDGKPSKKDYRHYNIKTVEGPDDFASMEEVVFRRYKRLLAENEPLPQLVVIDGGKGQLSSALKSLDLLGLRGRIAIIGIAKRLEEIYYPEDPIPLYLDKKSESLKIIQFLRNEAHRFGITFHRNKRSKSAIQSELEQIPSIGNQTITVLLRKFKSAKRVKSATFEELKAEIGAARAQKIIDYFKAASI; encoded by the coding sequence ATGCCAACAGCTTTAGAAATTCAAGTAAAAACCCTGCCAGACTCTCCTGGAGTTTATCAGTATTATGATAAAGAAGGGCTTATTTTGTATGTTGGTAAAGCCAAAAATTTAAAAAAACGCGTAGCTTCTTATTTTAACAAACAACAAGACAATGGTAAAACTAGGGTTTTGGTTAAAAAAATTGCATCTATCAAGCACATAGTTGTCAACACGGAGACCGATGCACTTTTATTAGAAAACAATCTTATTAAAAAGTACCAGCCAAAGTACAATGTCATGCTCAAGGATGATAAAACCTATCCTTGGATTTGCATAAAAAAAGAGCGGTTTCCCAGAATTTTTCTTACCAGAAACGTCATTAAAGATGGGTCTGAATATTTTGGACCATACACTTCTGTTAGAACGGTAAAGGCCCTGCTTGATCTTATCAAAGAGCTCTATACCTTAAGAACTTGTGCCTATGATCTAAGCAAAACCAATATTAGCAATCACAAATACAAGGTTTGTTTAGAATATCATTTAGGCAACTGCAAGGCGCCCTGTGAAAACTTACAAACCGAGGAGAACTATTTAACAGACATAGAAGCCATTCGGAATATTATCAAAGGGAATTTTAAAGAATCCCTAGAGAAGTTTTCTGAGTTGATGCAAACCTTTGCTGGGCGAATGGAGTTTGAAGAGGCACATAAAATTAAAGAGAAGATAGATCTCTTGGCCAATTATCAATCAAAATCTACGGTGGTAAATCCGAGCATTACCAATGTAGATGTGTTTTCTGTAATTTCTGATGAAAGCTATGCCTATGTCAATTTTTTTAAAATAGCCAATGGGGCTATCATACAATCGCATACTTCAGAAATAAAAAAGAAATTAGACGAAACAGATAAAGAACTTTTAGAACTGGCAATTGTAGAGATCCGTCAGCGATTTCACTCTCAATCCAAAGAAATTTACACCCCTTTTAAGGTAGACCTTGGCGGTGATATTAAAGTAACAGTTCCTAAACTGGGAGATAAAAAAAGAATTGTAGAGCTTTCTATCAGAAATGCTCGGTATTACAGACAAGATCGATTTAAGCAAATAAAAATTGTGGATCCAGATAGGCATGTTAAGAGAATAATGGCTCAGATGCAAAAAGATTTGCGCCTTTCTTCACCCCCTAGACATATTGAGTGTTTTGACAATTCAAACATTCAAGGAACACATCCTGTGGCTGCCTGTGTGGTTTTTAAAGATGGGAAACCCAGCAAGAAAGACTACAGGCACTACAATATAAAAACAGTAGAAGGTCCAGATGATTTTGCCTCGATGGAAGAGGTTGTTTTTAGGCGATATAAGCGCTTATTGGCAGAGAATGAGCCATTGCCTCAGTTAGTTGTTATTGATGGCGGAAAAGGACAGCTATCGTCGGCATTAAAAAGCTTAGATTTATTGGGTTTACGAGGTAGGATTGCCATTATCGGAATTGCCAAAAGGCTCGAAGAAATTTACTATCCAGAAGATCCAATTCCATTGTATTTGGATAAAAAATCAGAGAGTCTTAAGATCATTCAGTTTTTGAGAAATGAGGCCCACAGATTTGGAATTACTTTTCATAGAAATAAAAGAAGTAAAAGCGCTATCCAATCAGAGTTAGAGCAGATTCCAAGCATTGGTAACCAAACCATAACAGTTTTATTGCGAAAATTTAAATCAGCAAAAAGAGTTAAAAGCGCTACATTTGAAGAACTTAAGGCAGAAATCGGAGCCGCTAGGGCTCAGAAAATTATCGATTATTTTAAAGCAGCTTCAATATGA
- a CDS encoding Rne/Rng family ribonuclease, which produces MKTELIIRSNSSDIDFALLRDGKLIELNKETNDNKFSVGDIFLAKVGKVLSGLNAAFVNVGYPKDGFLHYHDLGAQVNSLNTFLKKVSTGNYKEFTLKNFRFENDIDKNGSINDVIKTGQNLLVQIVKEPISTKGPRLSSELSIAGRYLVLVPFSNRVSVSQKIEDSKEKERLKRLAQSIKPKGFGVILRTVAEGKKVAELDRDLQNSLERWKSMCKSITNKNTPTKILSELNRASSILRDVMNDSFTNIVTNDETLYVEIKEYLQEINPEKEKIVKLHDSSTPIFEKYGIERQIKTSFGKTTSMSKGAYLVIEHTEALHVIDVNSGNRSNKANSQEDTALEVNLIAAKEIARQLQLRDMGGIIVVDFIDMQSAENRQKLYQCLKDEMSYDRTKHKILPPSKFGLVQITRQRVRPELEIKTREPNPNKNGEVEAPIVLIDKIEADLEKLISSGKDLKDITINAHPFIASYLKQGVTSIRFRWFLKYKKWIRVLPRDAYQYLQFKFEYKKSK; this is translated from the coding sequence ATGAAAACAGAATTAATTATTCGTTCAAATTCTTCTGATATTGATTTTGCCTTACTAAGAGATGGTAAACTTATTGAATTAAATAAAGAGACAAACGATAACAAGTTTTCTGTAGGCGATATTTTTCTCGCCAAAGTAGGAAAAGTGTTGTCGGGCTTAAATGCTGCTTTTGTAAATGTAGGCTATCCTAAAGATGGCTTTTTGCACTATCATGATTTAGGTGCACAGGTAAACTCTTTAAACACATTCCTTAAGAAAGTAAGCACAGGTAATTACAAAGAATTCACACTCAAAAATTTCCGTTTTGAAAACGACATTGACAAAAACGGAAGCATAAATGATGTCATTAAAACAGGACAGAATTTATTAGTACAAATTGTAAAAGAACCCATATCTACTAAAGGACCACGTTTGAGTTCTGAGCTTTCAATAGCTGGTAGGTATTTAGTTTTAGTTCCTTTTTCTAATCGAGTTTCTGTCTCACAAAAAATAGAAGATTCCAAAGAAAAAGAACGTTTAAAAAGATTAGCTCAAAGCATCAAGCCTAAAGGTTTTGGTGTTATTTTAAGAACTGTTGCTGAAGGAAAAAAGGTAGCAGAACTTGATAGAGATTTACAAAACTCATTAGAACGTTGGAAGAGTATGTGCAAAAGCATTACTAATAAAAACACACCAACCAAAATTTTAAGTGAGTTAAACAGAGCATCTTCTATTTTAAGAGATGTTATGAATGATTCTTTTACAAATATTGTTACCAACGATGAAACGTTGTATGTAGAAATTAAAGAATATTTACAAGAAATCAATCCTGAAAAGGAGAAAATTGTAAAATTACACGATTCTAGTACTCCCATTTTCGAAAAATATGGGATAGAGCGTCAAATTAAAACTTCTTTCGGTAAAACAACCTCAATGAGCAAAGGAGCTTATTTAGTGATTGAACACACCGAAGCATTACATGTTATAGACGTAAATAGTGGTAACAGATCAAACAAAGCTAATTCACAAGAGGATACAGCCCTAGAGGTTAACTTAATTGCTGCAAAAGAGATTGCCAGACAATTACAGTTACGAGATATGGGTGGAATTATCGTAGTGGATTTCATCGATATGCAAAGTGCAGAAAATAGACAAAAGCTGTACCAATGCTTAAAAGATGAAATGTCTTATGATAGGACCAAGCACAAGATCCTACCTCCAAGTAAATTTGGACTGGTTCAGATAACCAGACAAAGAGTGAGGCCAGAATTAGAAATTAAAACACGTGAGCCCAACCCCAATAAAAATGGAGAAGTTGAAGCCCCTATTGTTTTAATTGATAAAATTGAAGCTGATCTAGAAAAATTAATTTCTAGTGGTAAAGACTTAAAGGATATAACGATAAACGCACATCCTTTTATTGCATCATACCTTAAACAAGGTGTAACATCTATTCGTTTTAGATGGTTTTTAAAATACAAAAAGTGGATTCGAGTATTACCAAGAGATGCTTATCAGTACTTACAATTTAAATTTGAATATAAGAAAAGTAAGTAA
- a CDS encoding patatin-like phospholipase family protein, with amino-acid sequence MIKKCILFFLIGTLSVFSQERQPKVGLVLSGGGAKGFAHIGVLKAIEKAGIQIDYIGGTSMGAIIGGLYSAGYSASQIEKIILDTDFYALLQDKNPRRTKTLFEKQHGEKHAVVLPVNKGKIGLPKGVSKGQNVLNFLSYLLSPVDSITDFSKLPIPFFCIATDVETGEEVVINKGSLALALRASGSFPTLLNPVEIDGKLLIDGGVSNNFPVDILKSKGVDIIIGVDVQGKLYNKEDINSVLDVLNQVTSYQMYKKSSEQSKEVDVYVRPQVTDYSVVSFEDSKSILEQGRLAADLHSKTFDSIAALQKVRKPIPQIKTKRVKFLLDKIEISGNENYTRAFVLGAMKISEGDSITAKAISDKINYLSSTNNFQRIDFNLQNTDRGKKLELKVKESTQKANIKLGIHYDLLYESAVLVNYTHKNLLVKNDELTLDFIIGDSPRFNLDFFVDNGFYYSYGFSSRYNSFNTNIAIDDPLLNSMNVQFTDFTSNAYMQTTFDRKFAIGIGLEYKKLKYSSKNVTGANNQPIIFDNSHYFNAISYLNLDTYDDKNFPTKGFYLDAKYTWYFWSSDYLNNFVQFSQIKGKLGFVKSLSPKFSFEYVSDAGFTLGKVASEVFDFSLGGYNQNFINNFTPLYGYDIKSLSDQAFVKSTFNFRYQLLKNHYVSFLANYARVASSVFKNGDFFQDTKSGYAVGYSLKTFLGPIDLKYSWSPDTKNHYWYFNLGFWF; translated from the coding sequence ATGATTAAGAAATGCATCCTCTTTTTTTTAATAGGAACTCTTTCCGTTTTTAGTCAAGAAAGACAGCCAAAAGTAGGCTTGGTTCTTAGTGGAGGTGGAGCTAAAGGCTTTGCTCATATTGGTGTTTTAAAAGCCATTGAAAAAGCCGGAATTCAGATCGATTATATTGGAGGTACTAGTATGGGTGCTATTATCGGAGGTTTGTATTCAGCGGGTTATTCTGCTAGTCAAATAGAGAAAATTATTCTGGACACTGATTTTTATGCCTTGTTGCAAGATAAAAACCCACGAAGAACAAAAACACTTTTCGAAAAACAACACGGAGAAAAACACGCAGTAGTTTTACCAGTAAACAAAGGTAAAATTGGACTGCCAAAAGGAGTTTCAAAAGGACAAAATGTATTAAATTTCCTTTCCTATCTTTTATCTCCTGTAGATTCTATCACAGATTTTTCTAAATTACCTATTCCTTTTTTCTGTATTGCAACTGATGTTGAAACTGGAGAAGAGGTGGTTATTAATAAGGGGTCACTAGCCTTGGCGTTAAGAGCCAGTGGATCTTTCCCTACTTTATTAAACCCCGTTGAAATTGATGGCAAGTTGTTGATCGATGGAGGTGTTTCAAATAATTTCCCTGTGGATATTCTTAAAAGCAAAGGAGTTGATATTATTATTGGTGTAGATGTTCAAGGAAAATTATACAACAAAGAAGATATAAACTCTGTATTAGATGTGCTCAATCAGGTAACCAGTTATCAGATGTACAAAAAATCTTCAGAGCAATCTAAAGAAGTAGATGTATACGTTAGGCCTCAAGTAACTGATTATTCTGTGGTGTCTTTTGAAGACTCTAAAAGTATTTTAGAACAAGGAAGATTAGCCGCCGATTTACACTCCAAAACTTTTGATAGTATTGCTGCTTTGCAAAAAGTTAGGAAGCCCATCCCTCAAATAAAAACCAAACGCGTTAAATTTCTTTTAGATAAAATAGAGATATCAGGGAATGAAAATTATACAAGAGCTTTTGTTTTAGGAGCGATGAAAATTTCTGAAGGTGATTCTATTACCGCAAAAGCAATTTCAGATAAAATCAACTATTTGTCATCGACCAATAATTTTCAGCGAATCGATTTTAATTTGCAAAATACGGATCGAGGAAAAAAGTTAGAGCTAAAAGTAAAAGAGAGCACCCAAAAAGCCAATATCAAACTCGGAATCCATTATGATTTGCTTTATGAATCTGCTGTACTAGTTAATTATACCCATAAAAACCTATTGGTTAAAAATGATGAGTTAACACTTGATTTTATCATAGGTGATTCTCCTAGGTTTAACCTAGACTTTTTTGTGGATAATGGTTTTTATTACAGTTATGGGTTTTCTAGTAGATACAATAGCTTTAATACCAATATTGCTATAGATGACCCTCTACTTAATTCTATGAATGTTCAATTTACTGATTTTACTAGTAATGCCTATATGCAAACAACTTTTGATAGGAAGTTTGCTATAGGAATTGGCCTTGAATATAAAAAACTAAAATACAGTTCAAAAAATGTTACCGGCGCCAACAATCAACCAATAATTTTTGACAACAGTCATTACTTTAATGCAATTTCGTATCTAAATTTAGATACCTATGACGATAAAAATTTCCCAACCAAAGGGTTTTATCTAGACGCAAAATACACCTGGTACTTTTGGTCTTCTGACTACCTTAATAACTTTGTTCAGTTTTCCCAAATTAAAGGAAAGCTAGGTTTTGTTAAGAGCTTATCACCTAAATTTAGTTTTGAGTATGTTTCTGATGCTGGGTTTACCTTAGGTAAGGTTGCTTCAGAGGTTTTTGATTTTTCTTTGGGTGGATACAATCAAAATTTCATTAACAACTTTACTCCACTCTACGGATATGATATTAAAAGTTTATCAGATCAGGCTTTTGTTAAGTCTACATTTAATTTTAGATATCAATTATTAAAAAACCACTATGTCAGTTTTTTAGCTAATTACGCACGGGTTGCAAGCAGTGTTTTTAAAAATGGAGATTTCTTTCAAGACACAAAATCAGGTTATGCAGTAGGGTATAGTTTAAAAACTTTTTTAGGCCCGATAGACTTAAAATACTCTTGGTCTCCAGATACAAAAAACCATTATTGGTATTTTAATTTGGGTTTCTGGTTTTAG
- a CDS encoding TraR/DksA family transcriptional regulator gives MTENKIRYSDADLQEFKEIILKKIARAEEDLALLESSYKNGANNDTDDTSPTFKSFEEGSDTMSKEANVQLAIRQEKFIRDLKNALLRIENKTYGVCRVTGNLIQKERLKLVPHATLSIEAKRKQ, from the coding sequence ATGACAGAGAATAAAATTAGATACTCAGATGCAGACTTACAAGAGTTTAAAGAAATCATCTTAAAAAAAATCGCTAGAGCAGAAGAAGATCTAGCGCTCTTGGAAAGTTCTTATAAAAACGGAGCTAATAATGACACCGATGACACTTCTCCTACCTTTAAGTCGTTTGAAGAAGGTTCAGACACTATGAGCAAAGAAGCCAATGTGCAATTGGCTATTCGTCAAGAAAAGTTTATCCGTGATTTAAAGAATGCTTTGTTACGTATAGAAAACAAAACTTATGGAGTTTGTAGAGTTACCGGAAACTTGATCCAAAAAGAACGTTTAAAATTGGTTCCGCATGCTACCTTAAGCATCGAAGCCAAAAGAAAACAATAA
- a CDS encoding thiol-disulfide oxidoreductase DCC family protein translates to MLPILPEGTQLILFDGVCNLCNSSVQYVLGKDTKQRFLFTSLQGETGQAILAHFKVDVAKMDSIILYTSDKKIFYKSTAALKIASRLGFPTNLLTPFLILPAGLRNIVYDYIARNRYAWYGKKEACYIPTPQLKARFLP, encoded by the coding sequence ATGCTACCAATACTACCAGAGGGAACACAATTAATTCTTTTTGATGGAGTTTGCAATCTTTGTAACAGCTCTGTACAATACGTGCTTGGCAAGGACACAAAGCAACGCTTTCTCTTTACCTCATTACAGGGAGAAACTGGACAAGCCATTTTAGCACATTTTAAAGTAGATGTGGCAAAAATGGACTCTATTATTCTGTATACCTCAGACAAAAAAATATTTTACAAATCAACAGCAGCACTTAAAATAGCCTCAAGACTGGGTTTTCCTACCAATCTTTTGACGCCTTTTTTAATTTTGCCTGCAGGACTCAGAAACATCGTCTATGATTATATTGCAAGAAACAGGTATGCTTGGTACGGCAAAAAAGAAGCCTGTTATATTCCGACACCTCAACTAAAGGCACGATTTTTACCTTAA
- a CDS encoding lipoprotein signal peptidase has translation MSKRNIAILTIFLALLIDQASKIYVKTHFSIGEEVTVFSNWFLLHFTENNGMAWGFEFGGKSGKLFLTIFRIFAVFGILYWLISSIKKNTHTAVIIAIALVFSGAVGNIIDSVFYGVIFDAPAYGVATLFAENPYGELMHGRVVDMLYFPIYEGENFTFFNAIFNGADSFITIGVILLFLFNKQAFPKETEK, from the coding sequence ATGTCAAAAAGAAATATAGCCATCCTCACCATTTTTTTAGCACTACTTATAGATCAAGCGTCTAAAATTTATGTAAAAACTCATTTTTCTATCGGTGAAGAAGTGACTGTGTTTTCTAATTGGTTTTTACTTCATTTTACAGAAAACAACGGAATGGCCTGGGGCTTTGAGTTTGGAGGAAAATCAGGCAAGTTATTTTTGACAATTTTTAGAATATTCGCTGTTTTTGGAATTCTGTACTGGCTGATTAGCAGTATCAAAAAAAATACCCATACCGCTGTCATTATCGCTATTGCATTGGTGTTTTCTGGCGCTGTAGGAAACATCATTGATTCTGTATTTTACGGAGTTATTTTTGACGCGCCAGCTTATGGGGTAGCCACCTTATTTGCAGAGAATCCTTATGGAGAACTTATGCACGGAAGGGTTGTTGATATGTTGTATTTCCCTATCTATGAAGGTGAAAACTTTACCTTTTTTAACGCTATTTTTAATGGAGCAGACTCGTTTATTACCATAGGTGTTATTCTGTTGTTTTTATTTAACAAACAAGCGTTCCCAAAAGAAACTGAAAAATAG
- a CDS encoding toxin-antitoxin system YwqK family antitoxin codes for MKKIATLILVFAVAFTYAQEKSPVFEKAGDLVKATYFYEDGSVKEQGFFKDKKLTGQWVQFDQQGNKTMIAQYKEGNKVGRWFSLKGNLIKEINFQKNVIVSVKSIDRETVLALNND; via the coding sequence ATGAAAAAAATAGCCACCTTAATTTTAGTATTTGCAGTTGCATTTACATACGCTCAAGAAAAAAGTCCAGTATTTGAAAAAGCAGGAGATTTGGTCAAGGCAACCTATTTTTATGAAGATGGTTCTGTAAAAGAGCAAGGCTTCTTTAAAGATAAAAAGCTTACTGGTCAATGGGTTCAGTTTGATCAACAAGGAAACAAAACCATGATCGCTCAATACAAAGAAGGAAATAAAGTTGGAAGATGGTTTTCTTTAAAGGGAAATCTTATTAAAGAAATTAACTTTCAAAAGAATGTGATTGTAAGTGTTAAGAGCATTGATAGAGAAACTGTATTGGCCCTAAATAACGATTAA